Proteins from one Mycobacterium adipatum genomic window:
- a CDS encoding GlxA family transcriptional regulator, whose translation MKRSVTLLGYPGVQALDLVGPFEVFSTATLILASQGSHHDGYEISIASPDGGPASTWNGLQIVAQPLPRGPVDTVLVPGGAGIDELRRDADVLDWIRRAAATARRVVSVCTGAFLVAEAGLLDGCRATTHWAFADRLAAEFPDVTVDPDPIFVRSSDTVWTAAGVTAGIDLALSLVEDDHGTELAQTVARWLVLYLRRPGGQTQFAAPVWAPRAKRAPIREVQEFIETEPGGAHSIGALARRAAMSPRHFTRVFTHEVGEAPGSYVERVRTEAARRQLEETDDTVTVIAARCGFGSAETMRRNFVRRVGVSPDHYRRTFA comes from the coding sequence GTGAAGCGGTCGGTGACGTTGCTGGGCTACCCGGGTGTGCAAGCGCTCGATCTGGTGGGCCCGTTCGAGGTGTTCAGCACGGCCACCCTGATCCTGGCAAGCCAGGGCAGCCACCACGACGGCTACGAGATCAGCATCGCGTCCCCGGACGGCGGCCCGGCCAGCACCTGGAACGGTCTGCAGATCGTCGCGCAGCCGTTGCCGCGCGGTCCGGTGGACACCGTCCTGGTGCCCGGCGGCGCCGGGATCGACGAGCTGCGCCGCGATGCCGATGTGCTGGACTGGATCCGGCGTGCGGCGGCGACCGCCCGGCGGGTGGTCAGCGTCTGCACCGGCGCCTTCCTGGTGGCCGAGGCCGGTCTGCTCGACGGCTGCCGGGCCACCACCCACTGGGCCTTCGCCGACCGGCTGGCCGCCGAATTCCCGGACGTGACAGTCGATCCCGATCCGATCTTCGTGCGCAGCTCGGACACCGTGTGGACGGCGGCCGGGGTCACCGCGGGTATCGACCTGGCGCTGAGCCTGGTCGAAGACGATCACGGCACCGAACTCGCGCAGACGGTGGCCCGTTGGCTGGTGCTCTATCTGCGTCGCCCGGGCGGCCAGACCCAGTTCGCCGCCCCGGTGTGGGCTCCGCGCGCCAAACGCGCACCCATCCGGGAGGTGCAGGAGTTCATCGAGACCGAGCCCGGTGGCGCTCACAGCATCGGTGCCCTGGCGCGTCGCGCGGCGATGAGCCCGCGGCACTTCACCAGGGTGTTCACCCACGAGGTGGGCGAGGCGCCCGGCAGTTATGTCGAACGGGTCCGCACCGAGGCCGCCCGCCGTCAGCTGGAGGAGACCGACGACACCGTCACGGTGATCGCCGCCCGGTGCGGATTCGGCTCCGCAGAGACCATGCGGCGCAACTTTGTTCGCCGCGTCGGCGTATCGCCGGACCACTACCGCAGAACGTTCGCCTGA
- a CDS encoding o-succinylbenzoate synthase, with protein MRVRFRGITVREVALFDGPAGWGEFGAFGEYEPPEAAHWLASAIEAAYRRPPDPLRDVIPVNATVPAVAPERVPEVLARFPGAQTAKVKVAEPGQTLADDVARVEAVRAVLPKVRVDANGGWSVPEAVAAAEALGELEYIEQPCATVEELAALRRRIDVPIAADESIRKAADPFRVVALGAADIAVVKVAPLGGVHPLLGIAAAIGIPVVVSSALDSAVGMSRGLLAAGCLPELPYACGLGTGGLFVEDVVAPVVPVGGVLPVGPVIPDPARLAALAAPAARRQWWIDRIRACYPLVCR; from the coding sequence ATGCGGGTGCGGTTCCGCGGCATCACGGTGCGGGAGGTGGCGCTCTTCGACGGGCCGGCCGGCTGGGGGGAGTTCGGTGCCTTCGGTGAGTACGAGCCGCCCGAAGCGGCACACTGGCTGGCCTCGGCCATCGAGGCCGCCTACCGGCGGCCGCCCGACCCGCTGCGCGATGTCATCCCGGTCAACGCGACCGTTCCCGCCGTCGCACCGGAGCGGGTGCCCGAGGTGCTGGCGCGGTTTCCGGGGGCGCAGACCGCGAAGGTGAAGGTCGCCGAGCCCGGCCAGACGCTGGCCGATGATGTCGCGCGGGTCGAGGCGGTGCGCGCCGTGCTGCCCAAGGTGCGCGTCGACGCCAACGGCGGCTGGAGCGTGCCCGAAGCGGTGGCCGCGGCCGAGGCGCTGGGGGAGCTGGAGTACATCGAACAGCCCTGTGCCACAGTCGAAGAACTCGCGGCGCTACGGCGCCGGATCGATGTGCCGATCGCGGCCGACGAATCGATTCGCAAGGCGGCGGATCCATTTCGGGTGGTCGCGCTGGGGGCCGCCGATATCGCCGTGGTGAAGGTGGCGCCGCTGGGCGGGGTGCACCCGCTGCTGGGCATCGCCGCCGCGATCGGCATCCCGGTGGTGGTGTCGAGCGCGTTGGACAGTGCCGTCGGCATGTCCCGCGGGCTGCTGGCCGCGGGCTGCCTGCCGGAGTTGCCCTACGCCTGCGGGCTGGGTACCGGCGGGCTGTTCGTCGAGGACGTGGTGGCGCCGGTTGTCCCGGTGGGTGGCGTTCTGCCGGTGGGGCCGGTGATCCCGGACCCGGCCCGGTTGGCCGCGCTGGCCGCGCCGGCGGCGCGGCGGCAATGGTGGATCGACCGGATTCGCGCCTGCTATCCGTTGGTGTGCCGGTGA
- a CDS encoding long-chain-fatty-acid--CoA ligase: MSELATPRFLDERVAHWAAVKPDAEAITYLSRTWTWSQLDDRIRRVAGALAARGVGRGDVVAFLDKNHPACVEVTLAAGSLGAATAIVNFRLAGDEIDYVLNDSGTKVLFVGSELLPAVTAIRDRLPGVTDVIEVAPEGDDEYEAMLAAATPVHRSADVDPGDTVVVMYSSGTTGRPKGVALSHANLIAHTVHAFGDWPFDEGDKNLVAMPLFHVGGTSYMQFGLHNGAPTYMTRDVDGAALAAGILAGASRTFLVPAVLAKVLQTGPDAVKLFGALKTFAYGASPMPLPLLREALVAWPDTDFIQVYGLTEVCGVATLLGPEDHRGDDEERLVSAGRPIPGVEVRIVDPESLQDVAAGTQGEIWFRTPQLMKGYLNKPEATAEAITADGWFRTGDIGRLDADGYLFVEDRIKDMIITGGENVYSIEVERILAEHPAVVEVAVFGVPDEKWGEAVKAVVALDGDGVTEAELIAWAREHLAAYKCPKTVDIMDALPRNPTGKILKKDLRQPHWEGRDRATV, from the coding sequence ATGTCTGAACTGGCTACCCCGCGGTTTCTCGACGAGCGCGTCGCCCACTGGGCGGCCGTCAAACCCGATGCCGAGGCGATCACCTACCTGAGCCGGACCTGGACGTGGTCGCAGTTAGACGACCGGATCCGCCGGGTCGCCGGCGCACTGGCCGCCCGCGGCGTCGGCCGCGGTGACGTGGTCGCCTTCCTGGACAAGAACCACCCGGCCTGTGTGGAGGTCACCCTGGCGGCGGGCTCGCTGGGAGCGGCGACCGCGATCGTGAACTTCCGGCTGGCCGGTGACGAAATCGACTATGTGCTCAACGATTCCGGTACCAAGGTGCTGTTCGTGGGGTCCGAACTGCTACCCGCGGTGACCGCGATCCGGGACCGGTTGCCCGGGGTCACCGATGTCATCGAGGTCGCGCCCGAGGGGGACGACGAGTACGAGGCGATGCTGGCCGCGGCCACCCCGGTGCACCGCTCAGCGGATGTGGATCCCGGCGACACCGTGGTGGTGATGTACTCGTCGGGCACCACCGGGCGACCCAAGGGGGTGGCGCTCAGTCACGCCAACCTCATCGCCCACACCGTGCACGCGTTCGGCGACTGGCCCTTCGACGAGGGTGACAAGAACCTGGTGGCGATGCCGCTGTTCCACGTCGGGGGCACCTCCTACATGCAGTTCGGCCTGCACAACGGGGCCCCGACGTACATGACCCGTGATGTCGACGGGGCGGCGCTGGCCGCCGGCATCCTGGCCGGCGCCTCCCGCACGTTCCTGGTGCCCGCGGTGCTGGCCAAGGTGCTGCAGACCGGGCCCGACGCGGTCAAGCTGTTCGGTGCGCTCAAGACGTTCGCCTATGGGGCGTCGCCGATGCCGTTGCCGCTGCTGCGTGAGGCGCTGGTGGCATGGCCGGACACCGACTTCATCCAGGTGTACGGGTTGACGGAGGTGTGCGGGGTGGCCACGCTGCTGGGACCCGAGGATCACCGCGGCGATGACGAAGAGCGCCTGGTGAGTGCGGGTAGGCCGATCCCGGGTGTCGAGGTCCGCATCGTCGATCCCGAGAGCCTGCAGGACGTTGCGGCCGGCACCCAGGGTGAAATATGGTTCCGCACACCGCAGTTGATGAAGGGTTATCTGAACAAGCCGGAAGCCACCGCCGAGGCGATCACCGCGGACGGCTGGTTCCGCACCGGTGACATCGGCCGGTTGGACGCCGACGGGTACCTGTTCGTCGAGGACCGGATCAAGGACATGATCATCACCGGCGGCGAGAATGTGTACTCGATCGAGGTGGAGCGGATCCTGGCCGAGCATCCCGCGGTCGTCGAGGTGGCGGTGTTCGGTGTGCCCGACGAGAAATGGGGTGAGGCGGTCAAGGCGGTGGTGGCGCTCGACGGCGACGGGGTGACCGAGGCCGAGCTGATCGCCTGGGCGCGCGAGCATCTGGCCGCCTACAAGTGCCCCAAGACCGTCGATATCATGGACGCCCTGCCGCGAAACCCGACCGGCAAGATCCTGAAGAAAGACCTGCGGCAACCGCACTGGGAGGGTCGCGATCGCGCCACCGTTTGA
- a CDS encoding amidohydrolase: MSSPAQPADLIITGTILTVDDALPTARNLAVAFGRIAAVDLPDDELANWIGPDTAVVSAGDGCVLPGFVEAHGHPLMEAVALSDRMVDIRPVTLPDADDVVAAVRAEVARRGAQGAYLNGWDPLLQRGLPEPTLEWLNGLADTPLVIIHNSGHKAFFNSAAAEMAGITRDTPDPKGARFGRDGNGDLDGTAEESAAVFPLIGGAISVADYPAMLMAECERLNRAGLTTCSEMAFDPMFRPMLAALHDRLTVRLRTYEMSTAQLHTDAAPFDGDDVVRQVGIKIWVDGSPWVGNIDLSFPYLDTDATRTIGVVPGSCGHANYTREQLAEIVGAFYPQGWQLACHVHGDNGVDTILDVYEDALRAHPRDDHRLRLEHVGAITDAQLARAHALGVTCSLFVDQLHYWGDVIVDGLFGPEHGERWMPCGSAAATGMRISLHNDPPVTPEEPLRNISVAATRRAPSGRVLAPQERLTVEQAIRAQTLDAAYQLFADDRIGSIEVGKYADLVVLSADPRAVDPEKIAELQVLATYMAGRQVHPKPA; the protein is encoded by the coding sequence ATGAGCAGCCCAGCGCAGCCGGCCGATCTGATCATCACGGGCACGATCCTCACCGTCGACGACGCGCTGCCCACCGCGCGCAACCTCGCCGTCGCATTCGGGCGGATCGCGGCGGTGGACCTGCCTGACGATGAGCTGGCCAACTGGATCGGCCCCGATACCGCGGTGGTCTCGGCGGGCGACGGCTGCGTGCTGCCCGGTTTCGTTGAGGCACACGGGCATCCGCTGATGGAGGCGGTGGCGCTGTCGGACCGGATGGTGGACATCCGGCCGGTGACACTTCCCGACGCCGACGACGTGGTGGCGGCGGTGCGCGCCGAGGTAGCCCGCCGCGGCGCCCAGGGCGCCTACCTGAACGGGTGGGACCCGCTGCTGCAAAGAGGGTTACCCGAGCCGACGCTGGAGTGGCTGAACGGGCTGGCCGACACCCCACTGGTCATCATTCACAACTCCGGGCACAAGGCGTTCTTCAACTCGGCGGCCGCCGAGATGGCCGGCATCACCCGGGACACGCCGGACCCCAAGGGGGCGCGCTTCGGCCGCGACGGCAACGGCGATCTGGACGGCACCGCGGAGGAATCCGCCGCGGTGTTCCCCCTGATCGGTGGCGCCATCTCGGTGGCGGATTACCCGGCGATGTTGATGGCCGAGTGCGAGCGCCTCAATCGGGCCGGCCTGACCACCTGCTCGGAGATGGCCTTCGATCCGATGTTTCGGCCGATGCTGGCGGCCCTGCACGACCGGTTGACCGTTCGGCTACGCACCTACGAGATGTCCACCGCCCAGCTGCACACCGACGCCGCACCCTTCGACGGGGACGATGTGGTGCGTCAGGTGGGCATCAAGATCTGGGTGGACGGGTCCCCGTGGGTCGGCAACATCGACCTGAGCTTCCCGTATCTGGACACCGATGCCACCCGCACCATCGGGGTGGTGCCCGGGTCCTGCGGGCACGCGAACTACACCCGCGAGCAGCTGGCCGAGATCGTCGGCGCGTTCTACCCGCAGGGCTGGCAGCTGGCCTGCCACGTGCACGGTGACAACGGGGTGGACACCATCCTCGACGTCTACGAGGACGCCCTGCGGGCCCACCCGCGCGATGATCACCGGTTGCGCCTGGAGCACGTCGGCGCCATCACCGATGCGCAGCTGGCCCGTGCCCACGCGCTCGGGGTGACCTGCAGCCTGTTCGTCGACCAACTGCACTACTGGGGTGATGTCATCGTCGACGGACTCTTCGGACCCGAGCACGGTGAGCGGTGGATGCCGTGCGGTTCGGCGGCGGCGACCGGGATGCGCATCTCGCTGCACAACGACCCTCCGGTGACTCCCGAAGAGCCGCTGCGCAATATCAGTGTGGCCGCGACGCGGCGCGCGCCCAGCGGTCGCGTGCTCGCACCGCAGGAGCGCCTCACGGTGGAGCAGGCCATCCGGGCGCAGACCCTCGACGCCGCCTACCAGTTGTTCGCCGACGACCGCATCGGTTCGATCGAGGTCGGCAAGTACGCCGATCTCGTTGTGCTGTCTGCTGATCCACGCGCGGTCGACCCCGAGAAGATCGCCGAACTGCAGGTCCTGGCCACCTACATGGCGGGCCGGCAGGTTCATCCGAAACCCGCATGA
- a CDS encoding YciI family protein, translated as MSRYMLIMRVADPSAAEAAMAGVEFDQIIESMGRYNEELIKAGVMLAGEGLCQPEDGFVVDFDSDPPVVTDGPYVEAKELFNGFWIIETSSVEEAKQWARKCPLGPGVKLEVRRVSEIEDFAADNPWVQKEIQWKADLAEKAAKTARAAAGR; from the coding sequence ATGTCGCGTTACATGCTCATCATGCGAGTTGCCGATCCCAGCGCCGCCGAGGCCGCCATGGCCGGGGTCGAGTTCGACCAGATCATCGAGTCGATGGGCCGCTACAACGAGGAACTCATCAAGGCCGGGGTGATGCTGGCCGGTGAGGGCCTGTGCCAGCCGGAGGACGGTTTCGTCGTCGACTTCGACTCCGATCCGCCGGTGGTGACCGACGGGCCGTACGTCGAGGCCAAGGAGTTGTTCAACGGGTTCTGGATCATCGAGACGTCCTCGGTCGAGGAGGCCAAGCAGTGGGCCCGCAAATGCCCCCTGGGCCCGGGCGTGAAACTCGAGGTGCGCCGCGTCAGTGAGATCGAGGACTTCGCCGCGGACAACCCGTGGGTGCAGAAGGAGATCCAGTGGAAGGCCGATCTCGCGGAGAAGGCCGCCAAGACGGCGCGGGCCGCCGCCGGCCGCTGA
- the fadD8 gene encoding fatty-acid--CoA ligase FadD8 encodes MSDEQLRHFLHSGHLTVGALKRHKDRPVLFLGDTTLTGGELADRISQYIQAFEALGAGTGAAVGLLSLNRPEVLMIIGAGQTQGFRRTALHPLGSLDDHAYVLSDAGVTSLIIDPNPMFTERALGLLEKVPSLKQVLTIGPVPSELADVGTDLSAEAAKYAPQPLVAADLPADHIGGLTYTGGTTGKPKGVIGTTQSITTMTTVQLAEWEWPENPRFLMCTPLSHAGAAFFTPVIVKGGELIVLTKFDPAEVLRIIEEQKITATMLVPSMIYALMDHPDSHTRDLSSLETVYYGASAMNPVRLAEAIRRFGPIFAQYYGQSEAPMVITYLSKKDHDEKRLTSCGRPTLFAKVALLGEDGQPVPQGEVGEICVAGPLLSGGYWNLPEATAETFKDGWMHTGDLAREDEDGFYFIVDRTKDMIVTGGFNVFPREVEDVVAEHPSVAQVCVIGTPDEKWGEAVTAVVVLRPDADTSAAAVETMIAEIQASVKERKGSVQVPKQVVVADSVPITALGKPDKKAVRAQFWAGAGRSVG; translated from the coding sequence ATGAGTGACGAGCAGCTGCGCCATTTCCTGCACTCCGGCCACCTCACCGTCGGCGCGCTCAAGCGCCACAAGGACCGGCCGGTGCTGTTCCTCGGGGACACCACCCTGACCGGTGGCGAGCTCGCCGACCGCATCAGCCAGTACATTCAGGCCTTCGAGGCGCTGGGCGCCGGTACCGGGGCGGCCGTCGGGCTGCTCTCACTGAACCGCCCGGAGGTGCTGATGATCATCGGTGCCGGGCAGACCCAGGGTTTCCGGCGGACGGCACTACACCCTCTCGGCTCGCTGGATGACCATGCCTACGTGCTCTCCGACGCCGGGGTCACTTCGCTGATCATCGATCCCAACCCCATGTTCACCGAGCGCGCGCTGGGACTGCTGGAGAAGGTGCCCTCCCTCAAGCAGGTGCTGACCATCGGCCCGGTGCCCTCCGAGCTCGCCGATGTCGGGACGGATCTGAGCGCCGAGGCCGCCAAGTACGCCCCGCAGCCGCTGGTCGCCGCGGACCTGCCCGCCGACCACATCGGCGGCCTGACCTACACGGGCGGCACCACCGGCAAGCCCAAGGGCGTCATCGGCACGACCCAGTCGATCACCACGATGACGACGGTGCAGCTGGCCGAATGGGAGTGGCCGGAAAATCCCCGCTTCCTGATGTGCACACCGCTGAGCCACGCCGGCGCCGCGTTCTTCACCCCGGTCATCGTCAAGGGCGGCGAGCTGATCGTGCTGACGAAGTTCGACCCGGCCGAGGTGTTGCGGATCATCGAGGAACAGAAGATCACCGCGACCATGCTGGTGCCGTCGATGATCTATGCGCTGATGGACCATCCCGACAGTCACACCCGCGACCTGTCCTCACTGGAGACCGTCTACTACGGCGCCTCGGCGATGAACCCGGTGCGCCTGGCCGAGGCGATCCGGCGGTTCGGGCCGATCTTCGCGCAGTACTACGGGCAGTCCGAGGCGCCGATGGTGATCACCTACCTGTCCAAGAAGGACCACGACGAGAAGCGGCTGACATCGTGCGGGCGGCCCACCCTGTTCGCGAAGGTGGCGCTGCTGGGCGAGGACGGCCAGCCGGTTCCTCAGGGCGAGGTCGGCGAGATCTGCGTGGCCGGCCCACTGTTGTCCGGCGGCTACTGGAACCTGCCCGAGGCGACCGCCGAAACCTTCAAAGACGGCTGGATGCACACCGGGGACCTGGCCCGGGAGGACGAGGACGGCTTCTATTTCATCGTCGACCGCACCAAGGACATGATCGTCACCGGGGGGTTCAACGTGTTCCCCCGCGAGGTCGAAGACGTTGTGGCCGAACACCCGTCGGTCGCCCAGGTGTGTGTGATCGGCACCCCCGACGAGAAGTGGGGTGAGGCGGTGACGGCCGTGGTGGTGCTGCGGCCCGACGCCGACACCTCGGCGGCGGCGGTCGAGACGATGATCGCCGAGATCCAGGCGTCGGTGAAGGAACGCAAGGGGTCGGTGCAGGTGCCCAAGCAGGTCGTAGTCGCCGACTCGGTGCCGATCACCGCCCTGGGCAAGCCCGACAAGAAGGCCGTCCGCGCGCAGTTCTGGGCGGGTGCGGGACGTTCGGTGGGTTGA
- a CDS encoding RNA polymerase sigma factor, with the protein MEAAKIVGTLTRAVGDVGLAEDLAQEALLDALTQWPSTGVPRNPGAWLTTVAKRKAVDLWRRRDNLDAKYAVLARELETGVEDAWDPDRIDDDVLRLVFIAAHPALSRESQIALTLRVVGGLSADEIARAFLTSRVTVAARITRAKKALAGMAFEVPDRADFGARLSAVLAVIYLIFNEGYAASAGQRWIRDELCSEALRLGRVLAALVPDESEVHALVALMEFQASRFAARTDADGNPVLLEDQDRTRWDRAQIRRGVAALERSSAARGQRGWGPYALQAALAECHAVAPTAADTDWDRIVALYDALRQIAASPVVELNRAVAVAMANGPAVALPIVDAIGGLEGSYLLPSVRGELLARLGRDDEAAAEFTAAAALAANAAERAVLLKKAARASGSAPRVI; encoded by the coding sequence ATGGAAGCCGCCAAGATCGTCGGCACGTTGACCCGTGCGGTCGGTGACGTCGGACTGGCCGAGGACTTGGCGCAGGAAGCGCTGCTCGATGCCCTGACCCAGTGGCCGTCCACCGGCGTCCCCCGCAACCCGGGCGCCTGGCTGACCACCGTCGCCAAACGCAAGGCGGTGGATCTGTGGCGTCGGCGGGACAACCTGGATGCCAAGTACGCGGTGTTGGCGCGGGAACTCGAAACCGGCGTCGAGGACGCGTGGGATCCCGACCGCATCGACGACGATGTGCTGCGGCTGGTGTTCATCGCCGCCCACCCGGCGCTGTCCCGCGAATCGCAGATCGCGCTGACCCTGCGCGTCGTCGGCGGTTTGAGTGCCGACGAGATCGCCCGGGCCTTCCTGACGTCCCGCGTGACGGTCGCCGCGCGGATCACCCGGGCCAAGAAGGCACTGGCCGGGATGGCGTTCGAGGTGCCCGATCGCGCCGATTTCGGCGCCCGCCTGTCCGCGGTGCTGGCGGTGATCTACCTGATCTTCAACGAGGGCTATGCGGCGTCGGCGGGGCAACGCTGGATCCGGGACGAATTGTGCAGTGAGGCCCTGCGGCTGGGGCGGGTGCTGGCAGCCCTCGTCCCGGACGAGTCGGAGGTGCATGCCCTGGTGGCCCTGATGGAGTTCCAGGCGTCGCGGTTCGCCGCCCGCACCGATGCCGACGGGAACCCGGTCCTGTTGGAGGATCAGGACCGCACCCGGTGGGACCGCGCCCAGATCCGCCGCGGCGTCGCCGCACTGGAACGCAGCAGCGCCGCACGCGGGCAGCGGGGCTGGGGCCCGTATGCGCTACAGGCCGCGCTCGCCGAATGCCATGCCGTGGCGCCGACGGCGGCCGACACCGACTGGGACCGCATCGTCGCGCTCTACGACGCGCTGCGCCAGATCGCCGCATCCCCGGTCGTCGAACTCAACCGAGCGGTGGCCGTGGCGATGGCCAATGGCCCGGCGGTGGCCCTGCCGATCGTCGATGCCATCGGCGGACTCGAGGGCTCCTATCTGCTGCCCAGCGTGCGCGGTGAGCTGCTGGCGCGGCTCGGCCGCGACGACGAGGCCGCAGCCGAGTTCACCGCTGCTGCGGCGTTGGCCGCCAACGCTGCCGAACGCGCCGTGCTGCTGAAGAAGGCCGCGCGCGCCTCCGGTTCGGCACCGCGAGTCATCTGA
- a CDS encoding SOUL family heme-binding protein codes for MNRVITLAGQVGESVLSIVGIRTVEEPHHISRPLTDSVEIRQYGGRIAAETTITGDRQDALYRGFRKVASYIFGGNHRNTEIAMTAPVSQQRSAEKIAMTAPVAQTGSADGGWTVRFFMPSTWSMETLPTPDDEDVRLVRVPPETVAVVRFSGDRSPSAVARRTEELTRTLRDNGIEPAGDAVAWFYDPPWTLPFRRRNEVAIPI; via the coding sequence ATGAACCGTGTCATCACGCTGGCCGGCCAGGTCGGGGAGTCCGTGCTCTCGATCGTCGGCATCCGCACCGTCGAGGAGCCGCACCACATCAGCCGGCCACTGACCGACAGCGTCGAGATCCGGCAGTACGGGGGCCGGATCGCCGCCGAAACCACGATCACCGGTGACCGGCAGGACGCCCTGTACCGGGGCTTCCGCAAGGTGGCCTCCTATATCTTCGGCGGCAACCACCGCAACACCGAGATCGCGATGACCGCGCCGGTCAGCCAGCAGCGCTCCGCCGAGAAAATCGCCATGACGGCGCCCGTGGCCCAGACCGGCAGCGCCGACGGCGGATGGACCGTCCGGTTCTTCATGCCGTCGACATGGTCGATGGAGACACTGCCGACACCCGATGACGAGGACGTCCGGCTGGTCAGGGTGCCGCCGGAGACCGTGGCGGTGGTCCGGTTCAGCGGGGACCGGAGCCCGTCGGCGGTCGCGCGGCGGACCGAGGAGCTGACGCGGACGCTACGGGACAACGGCATCGAGCCGGCAGGCGATGCGGTCGCGTGGTTCTACGATCCACCGTGGACACTGCCTTTTCGACGCCGCAACGAGGTCGCCATCCCGATCTAG
- a CDS encoding GNAT family N-acetyltransferase: protein MVELILRTVRDDDDFRAFNAALYSVFLEEPQDDETELSRKITDFDRMFGFHDGNRWVATAGDYRKQVNLPGDAQVPVAAVTAVTVSPAHRRRGLLTRMMRHQLDGIRDRGTEALAMLFASETAIYGRFGYGSASQNVVLSGQVRDLGFRPEVELGDGSVSETDAETLLSVGPAIYDRAIAGLPGRMNRPAAWWNYQIHDNDERRKDSGRIRFALHHEADGTPSGYAVYRPKSDWAATGPNGTLHIGEVRATNPRAYARMWRFLLEIDLIRSIKYDGAAIDEPLRYLVADQRALQCEVVDGIFVRLVEVDRALALRRYGAPVDIVVGVHDEFCPWNTGSFRLRGDLDGAACERTTAPADLTMSARDLGAVYLGGTSVAQLVAAGLVDEHTPGSAHRAAAAFGWPVAPAIPDHF, encoded by the coding sequence GTGGTTGAACTGATCCTGCGTACCGTCCGCGATGACGACGACTTCCGAGCGTTCAATGCTGCGTTGTATTCGGTGTTCCTGGAGGAGCCGCAGGACGACGAGACCGAATTATCGCGCAAGATCACCGATTTCGACCGCATGTTCGGCTTCCACGACGGGAACCGCTGGGTCGCCACCGCGGGTGATTACCGCAAGCAGGTGAACCTGCCCGGCGACGCGCAGGTCCCGGTGGCCGCCGTCACGGCGGTGACCGTATCGCCCGCGCACCGCCGTCGGGGTCTGCTGACCCGGATGATGCGCCATCAGCTCGACGGGATCCGGGACCGCGGCACCGAGGCGCTGGCCATGCTGTTCGCCTCGGAAACCGCGATCTACGGCCGGTTCGGGTACGGATCGGCCAGCCAGAATGTCGTGCTGTCCGGGCAGGTGCGGGACTTGGGTTTCCGTCCGGAGGTAGAGCTGGGCGACGGTTCGGTGTCCGAGACCGACGCCGAGACGCTGCTGTCCGTCGGCCCGGCGATCTATGACCGGGCCATCGCGGGGCTGCCCGGCCGGATGAACCGACCCGCCGCGTGGTGGAACTACCAGATCCATGACAACGATGAACGGCGCAAGGACAGCGGACGGATCCGGTTCGCGCTGCACCACGAGGCCGACGGCACCCCCAGCGGTTACGCGGTCTACCGCCCCAAGTCCGACTGGGCGGCGACCGGACCCAACGGCACCCTGCACATCGGGGAGGTGCGGGCCACCAATCCGCGTGCCTACGCCCGCATGTGGCGTTTTCTGCTGGAGATCGACCTAATTCGCAGTATCAAGTACGACGGGGCCGCGATCGACGAGCCGCTGCGCTACCTGGTCGCCGATCAACGGGCTCTGCAATGCGAGGTGGTCGACGGTATCTTCGTCCGGCTGGTCGAGGTGGACCGCGCCCTCGCACTGCGTCGCTACGGCGCACCCGTCGATATCGTGGTGGGCGTGCACGACGAATTCTGCCCCTGGAACACCGGCAGCTTCCGGCTGCGCGGCGACCTCGACGGCGCCGCGTGCGAAAGGACCACCGCACCCGCCGATCTCACGATGTCCGCACGTGACCTAGGCGCGGTGTACCTGGGCGGGACCAGCGTGGCCCAGTTGGTGGCGGCGGGGTTGGTCGATGAGCACACCCCGGGGTCGGCGCACCGGGCCGCCGCCGCCTTCGGCTGGCCCGTCGCCCCCGCGATCCCCGACCACTTCTAG